A window from Drosophila yakuba strain Tai18E2 chromosome 3L, Prin_Dyak_Tai18E2_2.1, whole genome shotgun sequence encodes these proteins:
- the LOC6533860 gene encoding THO complex subunit 6, producing MKQKDLKRAYNNVLAQAISDSHQYLFAGNLFGDIFVLRIKELDKGSEEPPGKLKIFPQGSNVDINYLVFHRDFLIVGAVGLIYGLKWNEEEESLATKRAWEVKIPMQVDAVEVPDVNSMWLDSENSILYAGCGDGVILQVSLEDGRIQREYRGHTDYVHSVVGNSNGQIFSGAEDGTVRVWSTKQQEHTAMLEPYKNPNLLRPDWGKWIGAVAVNEDWLLCGGGPKASIFHLRSLECTRVFDFPGRVHLCDFVDDCVLIGGEHNHVQSYTLNGVLQANIPVEHTACYSAVWQTSPIKLMSIAGFSNKLHILKDFRFLDSKIDLYGNVQGEENEPEEDDELIEEPMTIEAA from the exons atgaaacaaaagGATCTGAAACGTGCTTACAATAATGTCCTAGCACAGGCCATATCCGACTCCCATCAGTACCTATTTGCGGGCAATCTATTTGGCGACATTTTCGTTCTCAG aataaaagaACTGGACAAGGGTTCTGAGGAGCCACCTGGCAAACTGAAGATCTTCCCGCAGGGCAGCAATGTGGATATCAATTACCTGGTCTTCCATCGCGATTTCCTGATAGTGGGTGCAGTGGGTCTTATCTACGGATTGAAATGgaacgaggaggaggagtccCTGGCCACCAAACGCGCCTGGGAGGTAAAGATACCAATGCAAGTGGATGCCGTCGAGGTGCCGGACGTTAACTCCATGTGGCTGGACTCGGAAAACAGTATCCTCTACGCTGGCTGCGGCGACGGAGTGATCCTGCAAGTGAGTTTGGAGGATGGACGCATTCAGCGCGAGTACCGCGGTCACACCGACTACGTGCACAGTGTGGTGGGCAATAGCAACGGACAGATCTTCTCTGGCGCCGAGGATGGCACTGTGCGCGTGTGGAGCACCAAGCAGCAGGAGCACACTGCTATGCTGGAGCCTTACAAGAACCCAAATCTGTTGCGGCCGGATTGGGGCAAATGGATAGGAGCAGTGGCTGTCAACGAGGACTGGCTGCTCTGCGGTGGTGGCCCCAAAGCATCCATTTTCCACCTGCGTTCTCTGGAGTGCACACGTGTCTTTGACTTCCCCGGACGCGTGCATCTGTGTGACTTTGTGGACGACTGTGTCCTAATCGGTGGTGAGCACAATCATGTGCAGTCCTACACTCTAAATGGAGTACTGCAAGCCAATATTCCCGTGGAGCACACTGCCTGCTACTCTGCTGTTTGGCAAACATCGCCCATCAAATTAATGTCCATTGCGGGTTTCAGCAACAAGTTGCACATCCTCAAGGATTTCCGCTTTCTCGACAGCAAGATCGATCTATATGGCAATGTGCAGGGTGAGGAAAATGAACCGGAGGAAGACGACGAACTGATTGAGGAACCTATGACAATTGAGGCGGCATGA